The following DNA comes from Deltaproteobacteria bacterium.
GATGTAACCTCGCAAGCTCTTCAGCCTCATCTTCCGCAATTGGAGTTCGCTTCTGTTCACATAAGTGTCAAAGGAAGACTGAAGACTGTGAACGGCCATTTCAAATCGCCGCGCCTGCTCTTCGTTAAACATGCCGGGGACAATGGCCTTGATCTCATCTACGCAATGCGGTTGGTAAAAACCGTGCATTTCAAAGTCTCTGGATGTTCTCAAAAACTCGGTTGTGATCTTTAAGATATTCTTTTGCTCCTCTTTTAGGTTTTCATCGTCAATGTCAGACTCAAGGCGGTTTTTGCTCGGTATCCCAGGAAAATCATCCCAGACAAAACCGTCCGAGGGCAACTGTATCTCCAGGCGCTTAGCTTCTTCCAATGCCTTCGAACAGATGGACCGCAAGGAGCTTGTAAGGAACTTGTGGGTCCTGTACCCTGCTTCCTCGAACCGATTGGTATCAGCCAAATTGTAAAAAGGAAGCCTGATATAGATATGTTTTTGCGAGTAACTCGCCTCTGAGAGGTTTCTCACGCTGGAAACCAGTTCTCGATAATAATACCACTTCGAGCTGTTTTTTGCCCCATGAAAATCCAAGAAATCTTCCAAAAGCTTTGAGCTCGAGACCATCTGGGCATACAGTTTCTTGGTGAAGGTCTCACGGACAGGTTCACTTCCGTCAAGGTAGGCACAAAGCTTAAGAAAATCCCAGGAAAAATGGTGAACCTTTTCAGCAAAACCACCGCCTTGCAAAAGAGCTGTTGCTTGATGCATCAAAGATCCTTCCAAGAATCGGGAATATCCCAAGTTTCTATTATGCAGTTATGTCAGAGTAGGCCGTAAGCCGAGTTCTGTTTTCCGTATCGGTCACCCTTTACGGAACAACGATCATTCATCTTGGGGTGTTGATTGCTCAAAACCTCTTGCGACCAACCCGGAAACTCGGACGGGCCGTCCTCAAGTGCTTCCCTATTCGGTCTTACTCCAGGTGGGGTTTACCTAGCTTCCCCGGTCACCCAGGGAACTGGTGCGCTCTTACCGCACCTTTTCACCCTTACCCTCCGAGACAGGCACAAGGCCAATCCCTTAAGGCGGTGTGTTTTCTGTGGCACTTTCCTTCGCGTCACCGCGACTCCGCGTTACGGAGCACCCTGCCCTGTGGAGCTCGGACTTTCCTCCCGCATCCATGACTATGTCGAAGATGCGAGCGATCGTTTGGCCTACTCTGACACATGTTTTTCTTCTGCCACATCACGATTTTTCCAATAAATAATACGTTCGCAGTTCGGGCAAAACCTCAGCGAATCTCTTCTTTGCAATTCGTTGTACATTTGGGCAGGAATACTCATGTGGCAACCGGAACATGTTGCGTTTTCTACAAGGGCTACAGCCAGACCACCTCCCCCTCTTTTGAGCAGCTCATACCTTGCCAGTATCTTCGGGTCTATGGTCTTTGCCATGTCGCCCCTCTGTTTCTGCTGCTCAGAAAATGTATCCTGCGCTTGGCACACCTCAGTCTTAATGGCTTTTGCCTCTTGCTCAAATCTAGCCTTTACTGCTAGGAGACTATTCTCCTTGTCTTGGAATGCTTGTTTTAGGCTCTCCAATTCCTCCATACAAGCCAGAATCTTATCTTCCTTTTCTGCATTTGCCCCTTTCGTGTCTTCGATTTCCTTTAACACAGCCTGATATTCCTTGTTGTTCTTAATGGTCAGAAGCCTGGCTTTGCTCTTCCTGATGCGTTCAGCGCAGTCCTCCACCGCACTTTCATACTCTCGCTGTACCTTTCGATATTCCTGAATGCGGATCTTGTCAGACTCTAAATCTTGCTCCAGCCGTTCGATCTCTTCTCGGCTCTCTTTGATTCGTTCAGGTCCCGCGACTATTTGCCCCTTCAACTGGTCCAAGGCTTGATCTTTCTCCTGAATCTTGACCAACATCTCAATCTGTTTTATCACAATAACCTCCGAGACCCCATTATAATATCACTCAAATATACTGAAAACAATCCCTCTCCTCTTCGAACGGTTCAACCTGAACTGAATACCCTCTGTCTGACAGGTTTTCTCTCAACAGCGCCACAAGACCCCCAACCACGAGATGCTCTGAAGCAAAATGCCCAATGTCAATGAGCGCCCGTCCTGAATTCTCAACATGTCGCCCATCATGATAACCTAAGTCACCACTTACAAAAACCTGGGCATCAGAGGCAAGAAAATCAGCCAAGAGGCTTTTGCCACTCCCACTGCAAACGGCAACACGCCTGACTGTTTGCTTAGGATTTCCCACTATCTTGACTGTCTCTAATCCCAGGACCTGCTTGATCCTTTGTGCAAAACGTTGAAGAGAAATCTCCTTGCCAACGTCGCCGACTCGCCCCAGCCCATCATTTG
Coding sequences within:
- a CDS encoding HPr family phosphocarrier protein; this translates as MHQATALLQGGGFAEKVHHFSWDFLKLCAYLDGSEPVRETFTKKLYAQMVSSSKLLEDFLDFHGAKNSSKWYYYRELVSSVRNLSEASYSQKHIYIRLPFYNLADTNRFEEAGYRTHKFLTSSLRSICSKALEEAKRLEIQLPSDGFVWDDFPGIPSKNRLESDIDDENLKEEQKNILKITTEFLRTSRDFEMHGFYQPHCVDEIKAIVPGMFNEEQARRFEMAVHSLQSSFDTYVNRSELQLRKMRLKSLRGYISVVLHLLELTRRLLHYYERHLYEVGYKNICIEVRDELSKAVKPEEILDCIVNYGLYYVCQFLVGGQDVAQELLNENIERGTIIAGVPQKMGFHSRPSLLVAKIVQHYGGQVELCVGYDRFDASSVLDLQWAGGKIQKEVIREVVFQGDKRALSDIRILASVNYGEDSMGKGIPLPKELFYLK